CGCCCGACGGCGTCATGCGCTGGCAGGCCACGCTCACGGCTCTCCAGGACATCGAAACGGAAGAAGTCGCGGCGGGCCTGATTGGCGTTCTCAACAACGCGACGTGGGTATACGAACGCGGCGTGCGCAACATCGGCATAGACGGCGCGAACCATGCCGTCGCCTGCGGCAGCGGCGAGGTGGTCCGCCGCGACGGCGCGCACGCCGTGTCCGTTGACGATGTGGTCCACATCACATCGGAAAGGCCGCTTTCGTGCTGTTACAGGGCGGCGGTCAAGCCTGATCGCGCCCGTTTCACGGATGAACTGTACTTGATCTATCATGACGCGCGAACGAAGTGGCCAAGCGGCGCGGTAATCGCCGAACTGGACGCGCGCCTGACGGCGGCGCCGGAGTAGCGCCGCATGCGGGAACTCGGATGAGCGACGACAACGACAGCCAGTTTTCTTTCCCTCTTGCCTGGGTCTTCCTGGCCCCGTACTACTTCGCGTACTATGTCATCCCGCAGTTGCTGGGCTATGCCGTGGCCCGGATACAGGAACAACTCGGCATCGATTAGAACTTCGGTTGCAGCGGCCATTTCCGATGGGCGCCCTCTTTCGCATCGGGGCCGGCCCGGCCATCTTGCGCGCGTGTGCGGAACACAGGCAGGATACCCGCGCAACACGAAAGGAGAAATCTTGTGCCGCGGCCGGGAAAAACATTCCTGTTCGGATGCCTGACCGGAACCCTGCTCGGCGTGTTGTTGGCCGCAGGCGGGGCTGTATCCGCCGTTTTCCTGTTCAAGGACCAGATTATTGGACTCGCGTCGAAACAGCTCAAGCCGCCGCCCATCACGATCGACGAGAAAGCGGACTACAACTGGGAGGTGGAAACGCCGGCGGGTTCGACGTTTGACCTGCGCACGCTCGCAGGCAAACCCGTCTTTCTGCATCTCTGGAGCGGCGAATGCTATTCGTGTCTGACCGAACTTGCGGGAATCGGCCGGCTTTACGGCCAGTTTGCGGGGAAAGGGGTGGAATTCTTGTGCATTGCGCGCGCGGGCATTGAGGAAGCGCCCCGGGCAGCCAGCGAAGCCGGCCTTGCCGCGCCTATCTATGTGTATGAGGGCGCGCGGCCCGCGCCGTTCGACGACGACGTGGTGCCTGCAACTTACATCATGGCCCATGACGGACGGATTGTCTTCAAGCACCTGGGCAGCGCGCAGTGGGACGCGCCGGTCGTGGCGGCGTTGCTCGAACGCATTGCCGCGCCGTAGGCGGGCTGCCCGTCAACCCGCCTTCATTGGCTTCCCGACTTCCTCCCGAATGAATACGTCGAGTAATTCCGGGTCGAAATGCTTGCCGCGCTCGCTCTTGAGATACGCGACGGCCTGCTTGTGCGTGCTGAACCCCTTGCGGTAAATCCGCGGCGTGGTCATGGCACAATAGACGTCGAGAATGCGCATGGCGCGCGCCAGGCGCGGAATGGCGTCCCGCTCCAGCCGCTCCGGGTAACCGGTGCCGTCGTAACACTCATGGTGATAGCGGAGGATATCGGCGCATTCGACGAAGATATCCCATTCCTGCAGGAGTTCCGCGCCCAGCGTGGTGTGAGACTGGAGCTGCGTCCATTCGTCGTAGGTCAGCAGCGATTTCTTGGTCAGCACGTCATTGCCTATACGGAGTTTCCCGATATCCATCAGATAACCCGCGTGTTCGAGCGCGAGCCGCGCGTCCGCGTCCAGTTCCAGGGCCTGCGCGAACCGCACCGCATGTTCGTGGACGCGGCCGGTGGTGCCCGGCGCCTTGCCTTCCCGCATATCCAGCGCCAGGCCGATCAGGCGCAGTTGCGTCTCGTAACGCTTGCCCAGCGCGACGGCGGCATCCATGAGGGGCTGCACATCCTTCGCTGCGGTCGCCAGGGCCGTTACGGCGTCCGGAAGGCGCTCGCCCTTCACCGCCGTGCGCACGAGCAGGTCCTTGCCCTGTGCCGCCGCTTCATATTTTTCCGTGTTCTTCGCGTTGCCGCCGATCACGAGTACGCGCTTTAGCATGGCCTAACCCTTTCCGTTGCGGGTATCTCAACCGAGGGGCATCTTATCAATCTGGCCTGTTTACGGCAATCCGTGCCCGGGGGGCGCGCAGTCGTGGGGCAAGCCCCCGAACGGGTGCGGCATCCCCCCCGGCTGGGGTATCCTTGACATGCGAGGAGACGCAATGCGCGCGATGTTGTTGGAGGATATCGCTCCTATCGGGGCCGCGCCGCTGCGGCGGCGGGAGTTGCCAGACCCCGAACCGGGCCCGGGCGAGGCCCGGCTGCGCGTGCGCTGTTGCGCCATCTGCCGGACGGACCTGCACGTGGTCGAGGGCGACCTGCCGCGCGCGCGGCTGCCGCTCATCCCCGGCCATCAGGTGGTGGGCGTGGTCGATGCGCTCGGGCCGGACTGCCGCACGCTGCGCGTGGGCCAGCGGGCCGGCGCGGCGTGGTTGCGACACACGTGCGGCGCATGCGGCTGGTGTCTGCGCGGACAGGAAAACCTCTGCGAGGCGTCACGTTACACGGGCTATCACGAACATGGGGGCTACGCGGAATATGTGGTCGTGCCCGAGGTATTCGCCTACCCGATTCCGGACGTGTTCAGCGACGCGGACGCGGCGCCGCTGCTCTGCGCGGGGATAATCGGGTTCCGGGCGCTGAAACGGGCCCGTGTGCCCGAGGGCGGGACGCTCGCACTGTACGGGTTCGGTTCGTCCGCGCATGTGGTTCTGCAACTGGCGCGGCGGCGCGGCTGCCGGGTGTATGTGGTCTCGCGCGGCGGCGCGCACCTGCGCCATGCCGAGGAAATGGGCGCCGATTGGGCCGGGAGCGACCCCCAGGACATGCCCTCCAAGCCGGATAGTGCGATTATTTTCGCCCCGGCCGGCCGGCTGGTGCCGCAGGCGCTGGAATCGCTGCGCAAGGGCGGCGCCTTGGCGCTGGCAGGCATCTACATGTCGGAAATCCCGGCCTTGGACTATGAACGGCACCTGTTCTATGAGCGGGACATTCATTCCGTGACCGCGAACACGCGGGAGGACGGCCGGGAATTGCTCGCCGAGGCCGCTGCCATACCCCTGCGCCCCACGACCACCGCGTATCCGCTGCATGAGGCCAACCGCGCCCTGGAAGACCTCAAGGCGGACCGCATCGCGGGCGCCGGGGTGCTCCTGCCCGGGGGCTGAAGTGGTGCCGTGCCCATGCGAGGCCCGCGTCCCAGCCAGGCCGTCCAACATACCGCGCCCGCCGGAACAGGAGTTGCCGCCGCAGGGCCGGAACCGTCATAATCTCAATCGCGAAACCCTCTTTTTCAGGCGCAAGGCGCGTCTCATTGACAAGGGGAACTCCGTATTCTTGGACGCGGGACGCGGAAACGGTGCCCGTAACATCCCGCATTTGTCAAGACCGGCGCGCCCGGGAGCAGGCAACAAGGCATGAAAGCAGAGACCCTCATGATCGGGACTGAGCTGCTGCTGGGGCAAATTCAGGACACGAACGCCACATGGATGGCGCAGACCCTGGCGGCACACGGCATCCATCTCTACCAGAAGACGACGGTGGGCGATAACCCGGACCGAATCCGGGCGGCGCTCGAAGCGGCCCTGAGCCGGGCCGACACCGTGCTCTGCAGCGGCGGACTCGGCCCCACGGAGGACGACATCACCCGGGAATGCGTCGCGGCGGTGTTCGGGCGGCCGCTGGTGTATCACGAGGAGCTGTTTGAGCG
The DNA window shown above is from Candidatus Hydrogenedentota bacterium and carries:
- a CDS encoding TlpA family protein disulfide reductase translates to MPRPGKTFLFGCLTGTLLGVLLAAGGAVSAVFLFKDQIIGLASKQLKPPPITIDEKADYNWEVETPAGSTFDLRTLAGKPVFLHLWSGECYSCLTELAGIGRLYGQFAGKGVEFLCIARAGIEEAPRAASEAGLAAPIYVYEGARPAPFDDDVVPATYIMAHDGRIVFKHLGSAQWDAPVVAALLERIAAP
- a CDS encoding HD domain-containing protein translates to MLKRVLVIGGNAKNTEKYEAAAQGKDLLVRTAVKGERLPDAVTALATAAKDVQPLMDAAVALGKRYETQLRLIGLALDMREGKAPGTTGRVHEHAVRFAQALELDADARLALEHAGYLMDIGKLRIGNDVLTKKSLLTYDEWTQLQSHTTLGAELLQEWDIFVECADILRYHHECYDGTGYPERLERDAIPRLARAMRILDVYCAMTTPRIYRKGFSTHKQAVAYLKSERGKHFDPELLDVFIREEVGKPMKAG
- a CDS encoding zinc-dependent alcohol dehydrogenase family protein, which produces MRAMLLEDIAPIGAAPLRRRELPDPEPGPGEARLRVRCCAICRTDLHVVEGDLPRARLPLIPGHQVVGVVDALGPDCRTLRVGQRAGAAWLRHTCGACGWCLRGQENLCEASRYTGYHEHGGYAEYVVVPEVFAYPIPDVFSDADAAPLLCAGIIGFRALKRARVPEGGTLALYGFGSSAHVVLQLARRRGCRVYVVSRGGAHLRHAEEMGADWAGSDPQDMPSKPDSAIIFAPAGRLVPQALESLRKGGALALAGIYMSEIPALDYERHLFYERDIHSVTANTREDGRELLAEAAAIPLRPTTTAYPLHEANRALEDLKADRIAGAGVLLPGG